The nucleotide sequence GAGCTGTAATGAGATTCCTTGATGACAGAGAAGCAGCTGGGTCGGCACGCTAACTCCCTCAGCTGGTCTGCTCTGAAGAACTGCTGCTAACACTCACACAGAGTGCATGCTGGtacatgacagacagacagacagacagacagacagacagacagacagacaggcacagaGGTCGTCCACGTGTCCAGCTGCAGAGGTTTCCTTTTAGGGTCTTGAGGCTGCTGTGATGAGGTTTGAGACTCAGTCAGGGTCTCTGTGGAGTGACTGTGTCATTACAGCGTCTTCCTCTGATGTGATGAACAACACactgagctcacacacacaactttatacgactgaacacacaaacacataaaacactgcACATGAAATATTATAAATCCACACTGACATCATTTTGCCAGGaggcagtctgtctgtctgtctgtctgtctgtctgtctgtctgtcatctaCACGTCATCCATCATCTTAATCCCAGTCAGGTTTTATTTAACTGTTTAAGACGgctcttatttattttgctgGTGCTTTGAGACAGTTCTCTCACTTTATTTCCAGAGTAATCTTTAGGACCTTTGTTTAAAATCTTATGCACACTGTGAGAATCACACCTGGGTTTTTCAGATCTTGCagcatattttctgttttacgTTGTTTTACGTTGAATATTCTTGGAAAAGAttctttttaatttcaattagacttttaaagtttttttaaatcttgcaGGGATGTGTATTTTCAGGCCAGAGTTTACTTTTGCTCCTCCACCTGACACTTAAAGGCCTCTAATGATTTTAagcttaaaaatgaatgatgataaCGTTACTATATTACTTCACTAATATTAGAAATATTGGACCAGCGTTTGAATAACTGAGGTTATATTCTGTGTGTTGTTCCTGAAGATCAGAGAGCTCCTATCTGACTAAACCTggtgtatacagtatatcaaaGTACAAAGACGATATCAGTGCAGTCAGCTGgtgttgcacacacacttcacatacCGACACATGTTCAGACACATTCACTTTCTCACAGTGATACCAGCCAGCTGCATATTTTCTCTGGCAGTCTcagacttgtgtgtgtttgttttctcaggctGCACGGGGCAGAAGGAGGGATTACCTCCTCTCTGTGAGTCACTGCATCAGTTCAAAGACCACTCTGCTCAAAGTAAacacccaccccctcccacacacatgcacacacacactcaggcctCACACAGTTTCCCAGACGGCCGGTCGATGGATGACGGAGGCGGCGCTGTCGGGTTTCAGAGCAGGTCGAACCAGAAACTGATGTGTTCACTGTCTGATAATGCAGAGTTTATACTGCTCACCAGTGGTGGAAAAGGTATTCACATCCTCTACCTACATACAATTAGCACCAGCAATAGTAAAGGAAAAGTATTATCAGTGCAGTAAGTTATACTGAAGCTGTCAGATGAATGTAGAGCAGGAAAAATACAATGTTTAGAATAAAGAACAAAGACAGTAGATACATGGATTTAATCACTTTCCATTTCCCTaacccacagaaacacacacacacacacacacatttagtgACTGATTTATTAGACTTCAGACAGTTTGATCATTTGTGTCTTGcacaattttaaaaacatatttctgttgGATTTTTACAGAAATGCACTGTACAAGTTTCTGTTTGATTCTGGTTCGAGTCCAGTcctttacagagagagagcacagtgtCGTCGACGTATCGGTGGACACAGTGTCTACATTCACATACATCAGCATGGTCTCATGTCTTAAATCAGCAACATTATGAGAAGCCAACCACACAgaagtcaaaggtcagaggtcacctcCAGCCCAAACATATCTGTGAATCATTTATACAGAGAAGAAGCCTCATGAGTCTCAGACAAACAACGtggatggaaacagtttttAAGAGCTGATGTCATCTGGCTTCTATTCGTCAGTTTCTTTGGGGACACATCATGGCGTGAGTAAAAATTAGTCCCGCCTCCATCAGGCCACCACACACTCCAGCTGAGCCTCTGGTGCTCCACCCACAGTCTGGACCCTCCAGGGCTCCTCCCCTGCCCGTCCCCTTGCTGTGCCCAGGCTCCCCTCACCCTCCTGGGGATGACACACTGCCAGGTCTGGGCACTGGTTCTGGAGCTCTGCAAGTCCAGAGGAGAGAGATTTTTCAAACTGAACCTTGGACAGAAAAAGAGCAACAGATACAACTTTTATCTGTCAGAGCTAAACTAGTCCAACGTTACAGAACCCTGAGATACTCTGTTACAGTCTCGCTTTTTGGAGTGCAAAGTGCAAATCATGTGTCAGACAgacctgtgcaggtgtgtgtctcCTCAGTGTAGATCTGCAGAAAGACGAgtgcagagaggagcaggagccAGCGCCGGGCCTGGTCTGGGGCCTCCCTCAGCGGGAGCCTCCTGCTCTGAGAGGCCGGATACAGGACACGACGGGAGCGACGAAAccgaggaggagagggatgcgaggaggaggaggagaagttaCCGGTTGCTTCCAAAGGCCCCAGAGCTACAGGGACCggtctgcaggaggaggaggaggaggaggaggaggaggaggaggaggaggccatgACTGATGTTTGACAgtcttcttttcctttaatcACTGTTGTAGATGAAAGCTCTCCTTTTCTTGAGCTTCAGCTTTTCTAGTCGCCTCTGCAGTCTGATCTGCTGCAGGCTGATTCTTCCActcttctctttccttcctttacTTGTGTCTCCCTGCTCTCACAGTCTCATCAGTCCTGTCATGACCTGAGGaaacctccagctgctgcagcatccTCTGCTCCTTCGTGTCTTTCAGTCTCCTCCTGATTGTGATCACAGACTCTTTAATCTCTCCCTCAGTTTCTCTCCTTGCTCTGGAAGTCTATCTCCATCACCAGTCTAGTTCTAAATTCAGCCCTCAGACTCTTTAAATATGTGCAGAGTAGGTGTTGTCAGCTTGCCTGTGGCCAGGTAGATCCCGCCCACCTCTGGAATTATTGTTGTTGtgagtttaaattatttttagatGCACGCGAGCTTCTTCTCCCCCCCAAGAaaactcctccacctccttctcctctgtctgcatcaCATTTCAGAGCTGTGGGGAAAtccctgctgcagctgcaccaCAACAGGACTCAGAGGGTTCTGGCCCCAGACTCCATCAGCAGTTTACTGAGGAAACGTGGATGAATCGGTCCTAAAAGCAaatgagtgtgtgaacatgaagaggaaaaataaaaatatgtttgcagagagacaaagtcacaaaaactgtgaaactgtgcatcagtaaaatgtgcactggttctgttcagactgttACAGCTGGGAAAGTTCCTGGTCATCCATCAGAGCCGCCTCCTGTAACTGATCTTTCTACTTTCAGGCCTTTGAATGTGATCCAGCCACTGATTACATCTGTCACCACAACTCGACTGGGGAAAGACTTCGTAATCTATGAACGTCATTTCCAGGAGACGGTTGTGATCAGCTCAGGTCACACAGCAGACTGTCTCCTCTccccttgtttcctctcctcgtttcctctcctcttccctcctctccttgcGTGTGGacttgagttttgtttttcctcgTCTCTCCTCAGGCTTCGACCACAAAAACTCTCACTGAAACTTCAGGAATGTGTTTGAGCAGCTTTGATCgcctgcctgcctctctctctgcacgcaacacacacacacacacacacacacacacagctgcatgcAACACTCtccatattattattacaatacaTTATGTGACGCACAGtaatttaacacacacagtgctgcatGCAGCCTGCAGTAAGCCGACACCAGTCATGACACACTGGCTCCAGTAAAGTGtgtaccaacacacacaaatacacacactgcagctacaTGTTGATACACACACTGTCGACACACACAGACGACCCCCTCTCTGCAGGCTGGTCACTCTCAATGTAAATGACCTGTGCAGGTGTGTCTCCTCAGTGTAGATCTGCAGGAACACAGACTGCCTCTGTgtatctcctcctctgtccttcctctcACCGCTCAtcctctccctcactttctcttcatcttcatctccagTCCAGTGATGAAACTACACATcaggaaaaaacacagctcTTTGCACATGTCATAAtctcagagtcagagtccagtACGTTCAGAGACAGCACCAAGTTACATTCCTTcacctcagagcagagagaggaaactaaCCAGTGTGACTAAAGAACAATGACAGTGATGTGgtcagtgagagagagcgagggcaGAGTGAGGCTGACTTTCCCAGCAGGTCCAGGTGTGGCTCGTATAGCTGACGACCTCTAGTCAGCAACACAGGAACAGGGACTCCTGTCTCAGTGGTTAAAGCTTTAAACACATGTTGAAAAGTGGATTCTGGACTTTCAGTGACAGGAGCAGAGACATGTCGACCACCTGCAGAGCGCTCAGACTGAGAGAGGCCTGAATGActcacagccacagagagggaaagaagacgATCATGTCTGTGACGTCCATGCACTGAAATAACCAGCAAACAGAGCTGGCTGAAACGTGGCCCGACTCCCTGCTTCATTAACTCATTAACATGTCGACCCTTTGAACCTCTTCAGTTCAAGTTCACAGAGTCCGAACCCTCGGAGTGGATCTGCTCTGTGATTCACTGAGGGAGTGTCAGAGGTTCAGGCCCTGGCCAAAGGGAACACATTCTTCCCTGCTGTCTTAACACCTGAGCCTTTTTTAAGCAAAGTTCATGTGTTCAGTCCGTCCACACCCACAGTCAGTGAGCGAGGAACAAAAGAACCAGTTACCAAACAGTCAGTAAACCTGGTCTGTAGCAGACGAGGTGGATTTTACCATCAAAGTCTCGTCTTGTTGGATCCAGATCAGATGTTTGAGTTCAGACAAACTAATACAGATGATACAGACTAATACTGTATCATCTGAAGTCTGACATTTCCATCATCtaagtttagcatgttagcataatTAGCACTGAACACAAAGATCAGTCTGAAGTGTGGACTGATGCATCGTCTCGTCTTCTCTCATGAACAGTGTCGAATGACCGATCGACGTCGGTTCGACGAAGCCTTTATTTCGAAGTGTGTCGTTCACACGCTGAAATCCTCTGTAACTCAACGCCGTCCTACGTCAGCGTGTTCTCACAGGAAGCTCTCTCTTTTGTTCACTCTACACAACATGAAACTCTGTACAGCTAAAGCCTGACTCTGGTATGTTGCTCTGTCCTGAGCTGTGATACTTTACCACCATCAGCAGAACAAAAATAGCCCTTTGTTAAAAAACACCACCACATAcagtctgttggtgtgtgtgtgtgtgtgtgtgtgtcgcttGGAGCAGGTGAAAGATGAAGTGGGATTTCACCTCTCAAAGACTGAACCTCTGTCTCCAGGTAAACAGTGACTCGTGTTGTTCAGGTTACCACCAACATTCACGTCTCACTGCATTCAGCAAATGTTCTCTCTTGTTGTGAGTCTTTCTGCCACAGTGGGTTCACTGAGCTCAGGCTCAACAGTTGATCCAGTTGCATTAACTGCAGTCAGAGCTTTTCATGGTTTGGAGGACGTCCTGCAGTAATCTGAGGACCTGACCTGCACTGACCTGCttcatgtaaatgtgtgtgtacatgcagcAGGCCTCAGTCCGTCTGTTACAGAAACCACATAAGGAATCATGTTTCTGCAGAAAGCTGACTCCAGCCTGGTCGCTTACGTGGAGTTTTTGTTTCAGTACCTGTGCTGGTCTTCAGCCGTGTCCACACAGGTGCTGTACCCAGGAAAGGGGGGGTAGATTTTGGGAAGAACTCTGAGCGAATACCTGGATCTAAATTCTTGTGTATTCAGTGGAAGTAGTAAACAGGAAATCAACATGTCAGAGCAGACATGACTGACATCTGTGTCGACAGGTGGAGACAAAGTGGTGACTTTTAGTGATTCAGGTGGATTCCTGAGGTGAAGGCATGATCCCAGTGAACCCTCTGGACACTTTTCATTCACGTTTGGAAGTCTTGTCCCGGACCAGGGTCAGGTCGCTCCCTGTCCGTCCTGTGGTGTGATGCTGCAGTcgctgctgtctgctgcttgcACCAGCATGGAAACAGAATACCGATGTGTTGGTTCATAGCTGCTGAGAGGAAAAGGCTCGGCTGCTCGGCCGCAGGAAACAAGAGGCGGAGGCACGTTAGAGCTTGAAAATCACAGTTATTACAGCTTAATAATACAGATGAATGTTTCCCAGAGCTGTGATCACATCGGCTAACACCCTGCTGAAGGAATTCAGCCTCATTACTGAACCTCCGTCTCAAAGGAGGAGTCAGGAGGAAAATTCCAGTTTTACTCAACCTGAGCTGAAACAGAGCTAATTCTCATTCAGGAAGGTGAACGttatttcatctcatttcagctgaaaacatgaaacatgttcccctctctctctcgttaAGATGATGAGAGAGTTTCAGTtctaatcaaaaacaaacatactgcTCCTCAGAGCTGCCAGGTTgagatcagaatcagaatcagaatcagaatcagactttattgccaagtaagtttgcacatacgaggaatttgtcttggtgtattggtgctaaaggacaattataataaaaagaaaagagcaaaaagcaaaaactatatttacaggaACATAAGTAaaggagcataaatatacatcattaaattaaagtgtagagtgcaaatgtctgaaggattttattttattttttgtcagaaCATTGATCATCATGCTATAGGAAATCACCAAAGATATTTCGTTTGTCGTCTGTTTGTGAAGAATTCTTTAAACAGCCTGACAGCTCTCATCTGCATCATTAGATTCTGGAAAAGCTTTAGTTCCTCTGTCATTTGTTCTCATCACACAGCGTCTGATCTGCAGCCTAACGACAGTGATTACAGCTGGAACCTCTAAACGCTGGGCTGGATCTGAAGAGGTCGACTGTGTGCGGTGTTTGTCTTCATGTTGTTATGACAACAGACGAatgatgacagacagacagacagctgatgtACGTACTGTCATGGTCAGAAACAAACCAGCAGTGAACGTCTCCTTCGATCAGGAGAAGGTCGTTAGTGAGACCTCAGCAGGAAGTGGATCATCACAGGAAGCGGTCCGTCACACAGGAAACGTCCCCCGGAGCTGAGacacaggtggaggtggtggaggtgatgaGGAGTGGAGCCTGATCTCGTTCAGAGGGAAACGCCTGatcagagacaggaggaggtgacGTCACGGTGCAGAGAGAGAACGCTCTTTAAATCTGATGGCTCATGAGTGATTGGCTGAAGGCGAGCGTGTCGGGTTCTGATTGGATGAAAACAGGGACTATCAGGAGCATCAGGTGTCTGTTTGATAAAAACTGGAGACAGAACTCAGAGATGGAAGAAGGTTGTTGGGTTTTCGTGTGATTGGACGAGAGCAGCCGCCTCATAAAGACATTCAGCTTTATGCACAGTCAGCACCATCAGCTGTCCCACACCTGAGCCCAGCAGCAGGAGCTGATATGTGAAGTTCTTTAAAGTGTTGGCCAATATTAAGAACTGATGTGTTTAATTACAGACTGTCATGGCGACtgggaaacaaacagctgatggATTTGCATACAGTCTGCTGATGGCTGACTCTTCTGTGCCTCCTCCCTGCTCCCTGCAGCCTGAGGCCTGCAGCAGGTCCAGGTCTGTTgatgtgttgctgctgtaacCAGAACACAAAGCTGTGCTCCTGTTGTCAGGATTTAGGACGTGAACTCTGAGTTCAGCTCTCAGGTGTGCTCACCTGCAGCAGACTGTTCTCTGAAGATGAAACCCTAAACGACAGAATCCTGATCGGACTGGTTTCTCACCACAAACTCAGTTACTGATTTTATCAGTAGATTTTCTGAATCTAAGCTGCAGAACATGTGACCTCCAACCTTCCCTCTGCTCTgaatgtgctgcagctgctgtgacatAATCAGAGTCAATTAACATCACCTGTTCAGTGACGTCACTGTTCACTGCCTCACCTGTTCTGCTCTTTACCTTTTATTGTGACGTCTGACGTGTATTtacattcactgtgtgtgtgtgtgtgagctcagaCAACAACACAGGGTTTTAGACGAACtgactgaaaactgaatattttcagaCTTCAGTTAACATTTAACAGCAGGAGGATCTATTGTACATGTCGTCCATGTTGTTGTGTTCTTCTTCCTGACAGGATTAAAACACTAGTAAACTCTGGATGCTTAGGGAAAAACAGAGGACACGACCTCACGGTCTGAGCTGTATCTTTGGTTTTTCCAGCGCTGTGTTTCTGGATGCAGTTGTTGCATTAACTcatagtgtttgtgtgttttctgtttgtttgtttcacactttaaaagtataaatatgTCATGATCCTGATGAGAAACATTTGAATAAAGGAAGAGATCGTTTTGATGGAAACGTGTTGGATTTCTCTCAGGatcacagtttcagtttcagtgaggTGAACATGTTTTTTCTGGGAGCTGAGCTTCTGTCGTGAGAGCTCATCGTCTGCGCTCGTCCCTCCTCGACCTCCACACCCTCACTTTCCACCACAGCCTGCTTTGTCTCTCCGCTcgtctctgcctctgtctaaTCTTTTCCTGCTGAGGAAACATATTCCTCTCACTTTTCGTGCAAAGAGcacattatttgtattttaaaagcatCGTCCTCTCAGGCTAAACTCTGCCTGCCTGATGCAGAGGACGTAAACAGAgccaagacaaacagagacagccGAGGTACAGTACAGCGGCCTCAGGCTGAATATCTGTGGGAGGTGGAGGTAGCGTGCAGGATGCCACACGGGTTCTAACAGTGCACAGAGGAGAAACCTCAGCTATGAAAATGACTTACTGTACCTGAAGGGAACCTCACACAGGTGTCTGTCAGTGAACTCAGGTTCAACTCAGCGTCTCTGAGCTCCGAGCTGCGGTCACATGACTGAGGGTTGTTCATGTAACACTGGAAAACAGTGCTGCTCTGGTACAACATTAGATCTGAAGGAGACGACAGaccaacacagagcagaggcaggAACGAGTCCAAGTCACAGACGCTGGTGTGAACGTTTCCTGATGTCAGCTGAACCTGGACTCAGCCAGGTGGAGCTAACGACCCTCCAAGGACACCTGGTGTCCAGGTGGAGGTCGTCTCACTCTGCTCGCTGTGTTACTGAAGCAGAGGAATAAAGTGTGTGACATCAGTGCTGTtggtaaagtgtgtgtgtgtgtgtgtgaggctaaACACAGTAATTAGAGAAACACTGGTTTGGCAGTCTGACTGAGGAAGGTTTGtctgtatgtacatgtattaATAGACCTGTGGATTCCATGAGCTGggtggtgcatgtgtgtgtgtgtgtgtgtgtgtgtgtgtgtgtgtgtgatgactgaAGAATCTGCTGACTGATTCAGGTTAGAGCATCTTACATGTTGACCTTCCTGTGACCTGCTGCAGGGCTGAGTCCTGCTGAGTCCTGCTGAGTCCTGCACGGTGGGTTCACAGGTTTCCAGCGCAGCTTGTGCAGAGACGATGTTCgttcctgttcctgttcctgtcaGTGACTCAGCTCCtgttgaaaacacacagactcaaacaccGGACACACAACAGGAACCTGTTCTGTGTCACTTGAGCCTTGAAAGAACATCCTGAGGCCTTgaggtgttgttgttgtttatggctgcagcttcatcagTCTGTAACGTTTCATTGGCTCCTTCACCTGCAGTTACATTTGGTTTTAAATAAAGCTGATTCTGATTTGTCAGGATGGATGTGACTCCACCTGAAGCACACTGTGACACTTCATGAAATAAACATTCATCTAACCACAGACTCTcattctgacacacactcagctgaTCCTTGTTTACTTTTGAAAAGAGTACAACTTTTCGAGCCGTCCCTGAAGGCAGCATTCCCATAGCAACGCGAGTTTTCCCTTCAACGTTAGTTTGTGAAACGTGTCAGTGAAGCGTCCAGACAGAGGTTAGAAAACACACCGGAACAGGAAACCATGGCGGATATGACGACTTCTGACGACAGAGAGAAGACGTTATATCTGATCCAGATCCGACACCTGGATGAACAGCTGGAGAGGTGAGGCTGCGCTAACGCGGCTAACGGTCATGTGACCTGAGCCTGTTGTATTACTGGAATCAGGTGTGTTAGCAGCTTAGCATCAttgtcagacagacacagagatatACATTCAGTCTCCATCTATATTAATGCTTtatgtgactgtgactttaaCTGACTTTATTCACAGAATGCTCAAACTGTTTAACTCAGTAGAACTGGAACAGTTGATCCAGAACAATCTTCCTGACATCAGTAGGTTGTTGGATGTAAGCCTCCCTCCTCCGTGTCCCTCGTCATTGTTCAGGTTTCAGCTGAAGTGTGACGACCTGCAGGAAAAGATCAGGGCCCTGTCCTCGCTGTGCCGCGCTCTGGACGAGGACAAGAAGGACATCGCTGAGTATCTGAAACACTGCGTGGCGGCTGAGcagaggaaggtggaggagcTGGCGGAGCGGCTGGAGAGCCGGACGCCGGAGGCCGAGCGGGACAGAGAGGCGCTGACGCTGCAGctcaggcagcagctgcagcagctgcaggacagGGCTGACGAGCACGCCTCAGTCAGCAGGATGCAGGGTGAGTCCGGCCCGGCGTGGACAGGACACTCACCTGTCTCTGCAGGCGTTAACGTGCCTGATGGTCTCTGTTAAACACCGACTCCGCTCTCGTCTCCTCAGCGGCGatgctggaggagcaggaggagcagaggatgcagctgctgcaggtggtgCCCGACACCGAGTctctgaagcagcagctggtcCGTCAGCAGAGAGAGCACGAGGCCGCCGTCCACAGTCTGATGATGGAGGCAGaggcacagagaaaacagtaaAGTGACTCTCGCTGGTTCGACTGCTGCTTTAAGATGCTCCTCAGCAGACGGTAACTGTTCCTCTTTGTCCTCCAACAACAGGAGGgccagagagacagggaggacggTGGAGGGGCGGGCGGAGGGGAGGATCACACAGCTGGTTGTGGAGGAGAGAGCTGAGCACAGCGAGCAGGTGGAGAGAGTCCAGGTGCTGCTGTGTAGCAACATCCGTCTGCGGAGACAGAAAGACGCCCTGCAGGGCAGAGAGATGGAGCTGAGCCATGACCTGCTGATGCTGACGGAGGACATCAGCAAGATCACCCAGAGGATCCTCAACCACAAGACCGTAAGCAGACCAATCACAGGAGACATGACTCAGACACATGCTCTACCACGGAGCTGTAGAGGGTCATATGATCCACAGCTCCAGCCGTCCTCTGACTGCAGCTCTaacacatcatcactgaatCAGCTGCTTCCTCAGTTTGCTCAGAAACAAAGATCTCCTTCATCTTTGTTcaggaggtgcagca is from Lates calcarifer isolate ASB-BC8 linkage group LG13, TLL_Latcal_v3, whole genome shotgun sequence and encodes:
- the LOC108875114 gene encoding cilia- and flagella-associated protein 157 isoform X1, translating into MADMTTSDDREKTLYLIQIRHLDEQLERFQLKCDDLQEKIRALSSLCRALDEDKKDIAEYLKHCVAAEQRKVEELAERLESRTPEAERDREALTLQLRQQLQQLQDRADEHASVSRMQAAMLEEQEEQRMQLLQVVPDTESLKQQLVRQQREHEAAVHSLMMEAEAQRKQRARETGRTVEGRAEGRITQLVVEERAEHSEQVERVQVLLCSNIRLRRQKDALQGREMELSHDLLMLTEDISKITQRILNHKTEVQQLVNKCQQLEVKLKDSSVRGEHRLAEEDAVRRSIASVSEECGRKSAEVDELGLDLEKERRRRRKLQRDVQEAAVTLTHILTVKLQVGCCSVSLFTETLMLWSVCLQDSEDTAQTHRMQRLLEILESPAPPGTSPAPSPGEKPQTSSPKPDRAETPNTGSDPLFLLVRYRLGDLGLVPRPSWIRKPAPPTSSQLPHSRTPCSQRPSSTHLSDPLIHRLQPPPAAAEPNHTHVLHHTALSQ
- the LOC108875114 gene encoding cilia- and flagella-associated protein 157 isoform X2, with product MADMTTSDDREKTLYLIQIRHLDEQLERFQLKCDDLQEKIRALSSLCRALDEDKKDIAEYLKHCVAAEQRKVEELAERLESRTPEAERDREALTLQLRQQLQQLQDRADEHASVSRMQAAMLEEQEEQRMQLLQVVPDTESLKQQLVRQQREHEAAVHSLMMEAEAQRKQRARETGRTVEGRAEGRITQLVVEERAEHSEQVERVQVLLCSNIRLRRQKDALQGREMELSHDLLMLTEDISKITQRILNHKTEVQQLVNKCQQLEVKLKDSSVRGEHRLAEEDAVRRSIASVSEECGRKSAEVDELGLDLEKERRRRRKLQRDVQEAAVTLTHILTDSEDTAQTHRMQRLLEILESPAPPGTSPAPSPGEKPQTSSPKPDRAETPNTGSDPLFLLVRYRLGDLGLVPRPSWIRKPAPPTSSQLPHSRTPCSQRPSSTHLSDPLIHRLQPPPAAAEPNHTHVLHHTALSQ